Proteins encoded together in one Triticum dicoccoides isolate Atlit2015 ecotype Zavitan chromosome 7B, WEW_v2.0, whole genome shotgun sequence window:
- the LOC119339675 gene encoding beta-glucuronosyltransferase GlcAT14A-like — MDTASVPSTKHQPADSHPYFVTLDIASPSSLFGSSCGGIDLRWVRSVAAGGIFSLFLLAAYLIAFPSTTIFHHPHRSSATQRLSPASRPRFAYLVSGSAGEADRLRRCLLALYHPRNHYILHLDAEASDSERTELAAFVATHPVLAAVGNVRVLEKANHHGGITMVTTTLHAAASFLRGPRADWDWFINLSASDYPLVTQDDLMDVFSHLPRDLNFIDHTSDMAYVLSSARTMVDPGIYMNETEKPQLPTTIFTGSAWTVLSRPFVDYLIRGWKNLPRSLLVSSPEAYFHTMACNTEEFRNTTVNHDMHYISWGGSPARQPELINSSHWDGMLGSDAPFACKFGQDNPVLDRIDAELLSRQPGMLAPGSWSIGDTGGDGSFWIVRDATPLRPGPGAARLHRLVTSLLSEDNFRPKQCKIVNHSA, encoded by the exons ATGGATACTGCGAGTGTGCCGAGCACCAAACACCAGCCAGCCGACTCGCATCCCTACTTTGTCACCTTGGATATCGCCAGTCCCTCCTCCTTGTTCGGAAGCTCATGCGGTGGCATCGACCTGCGgtgggtgcgctccgtggccgccggaGGCATCTTCTCTTTGTTCCTCCTCGCGGCATACTTGATCGCATTCCCCTCGACCACAATATTCCATCACCCGCACCGATCCTCTGCAACCCAGCGCCTGTCGCCGGCCAGTCGGCCGCGCTTCGCCTACCTCGTCTCGGGTTCGGCCGGCGAAGCCGACAGACTGCGCCGCTGCCTCCTCGCGCTCTACCACCCTCGGAACCACTACATCCTCCACCTGGACGCGGAGGCGTCCGACTCTGAGCGCACGGAGCTGGCAGCCTTCGTGGCGACGCACCCGGTTCTTGCCGCCGTGGGCAACGTGCGAGTGCTGGAGAAGGCCAACCACCACGGGGGCATCACTATGGTAACCACCACGCTGCACGCGGCTGCCAGCTTCCTGCGCGGCCCCCGGGCCGACTGGGACTGGTTCATCAACCTCTCCGCCTCTGACTACCCGCTCGTCACGCAGGACG ATCTGATGGACGTGTTCTCACACCTGCCGCGCGACCTCAACTTCATCGACCACACGAGCGACATGGCGTACGTGCTTTC ATCTGCGAGGACGATGGTTGACCCGGGGATCTACATGAACGAGACAGAGAAGCCGCAGCTGCCCACCACAATCTTCACAG GTTCTGCTTGGACCGTGTTGTCACGGCCGTTCGTTGACTACTTGATCCGGGGGTGGAAAAATCTCCCGCGCAGCCTCCTCGTCTCCTCCCCGGAGGCCTACTTCCACACCATGGCCTGCAACACCGAGGAGTTCCGGAACACCACCGTGAACCACGACATGCACTACATCTCCTGGGGCGGCTCCCCTGCGCGTCAACCGGAACTCATCAACTCCAGCCACTGGGACGGGATGCTCGGCAGTGACGCCCCCTTCGCGTGCAAGTTTGGCCAGGACAACCCGGTGCTCGACCGAATCGACGCAGAGCTCCTGTCACGGCAGCCCGGGATGCTTGCCCCCGGCAGCTGGAGCATCGGGGATACCGGCGGCGATGGCTCCTTCTGGATCGTGAGGGACGCGACGCCCCTGCGTCCTGGCCCTGGAGCTGCGCGGCTGCACCGGCTTGTCACATCGCTCCTGTCCGAGGACAACTTCCGGCCTAAACAGTGCAAGATAGTCAATCACAGCGCCTGA